From one Amphiura filiformis chromosome 13, Afil_fr2py, whole genome shotgun sequence genomic stretch:
- the LOC140168643 gene encoding caprin-2-like isoform X3 has translation MKGLPTFLLYVLAALTCSNQTMASKSPAIPGDIGPRGEKGDIGDPGLKGERGIAGPVGPPGGPGVKGQKGEISQSRLSAFSAVRSTIFTPSSAGQALPFEQVHTNVGDDFQEGSGQFTCDIPGIYLFTYNIGFRTSNPAIQLMKNQVLINSVYRDTDDNRRDIVSNTAVLQLATGDVVWLKCRDSDRQIHSDTHMYTTFSGVILHEI, from the coding sequence GACTACCAACATTTCTGCTCTATGTTCTTGCAGCTTTAACATGTAGTAACCAAACCATGGCAAGTAAAAGTCCAGCAATACCAGGTGATATTGGGCCACGCGGTGAAAAGGGGGACATCGGGGATCCCGGCTTGAAAGGAGAGAGAGGAATTGCTGGACCAGTAGGACCCCCTGGAGGACCtggtgtcaaaggtcaaaaaggtgaAATATCACAGAGTCGTCTGTCAGCATTTTCAGCTGTAAGAAGTACCATCTTCACACCATCCTCAGCTGGTCAAGCTTTGCCTTTTGAGCAAGTTCACACCAATGTTGGAGATGATTTTCAGGAAGGATCAGGACAGTTTACCTGTGACATTCCTGGTATCTATCTGTTTACATACAATATTGGGTTTAGGACATCTAATCCTGCCATTCAACTGATGAAGAATCAAGTACTCATCAATAGTGTGTATAGAGATACTGATGACAATCGCcgtgatatagtcagtaatacaGCTGTGTTGCAGCTTGCTACTGGTGATGTAGTGTGGTTGAAGTGTCGGGATTCAGACAGACAAATTCATAGTGATACCCATATGTATACCACATTTTCAGGTGTAATTTTGCATGAGATTTAA
- the LOC140168643 gene encoding caprin-2-like isoform X2: MTGLPTFLLYVLAALTCSNQTMASKSPAIPGDIGPRGEKGDIGDPGLKGERGIAGPVGPPGGPGVKGQKGEISQSRLSAFSAVRSTIFTPSSAGQALPFEQVHTNVGDDFQEGSGQFTCDIPGIYLFTYNIGFRTSNPAIQLMKNQVLINSVYRDTDDNRRDIVSNTAVLQLATGDVVWLKCRDSDRQIHSDTHMYTTFSGVILHEI; the protein is encoded by the coding sequence GACTACCAACATTTCTGCTCTATGTTCTTGCAGCTTTAACATGTAGTAACCAAACCATGGCAAGTAAAAGTCCAGCAATACCAGGTGATATTGGGCCACGCGGTGAAAAGGGGGACATCGGGGATCCCGGCTTGAAAGGAGAGAGAGGAATTGCTGGACCAGTAGGACCCCCTGGAGGACCtggtgtcaaaggtcaaaaaggtgaAATATCACAGAGTCGTCTGTCAGCATTTTCAGCTGTAAGAAGTACCATCTTCACACCATCCTCAGCTGGTCAAGCTTTGCCTTTTGAGCAAGTTCACACCAATGTTGGAGATGATTTTCAGGAAGGATCAGGACAGTTTACCTGTGACATTCCTGGTATCTATCTGTTTACATACAATATTGGGTTTAGGACATCTAATCCTGCCATTCAACTGATGAAGAATCAAGTACTCATCAATAGTGTGTATAGAGATACTGATGACAATCGCcgtgatatagtcagtaatacaGCTGTGTTGCAGCTTGCTACTGGTGATGTAGTGTGGTTGAAGTGTCGGGATTCAGACAGACAAATTCATAGTGATACCCATATGTATACCACATTTTCAGGTGTAATTTTGCATGAGATTTAA